A DNA window from Comamonas fluminis contains the following coding sequences:
- a CDS encoding group II truncated hemoglobin, with product MQIEEKPPFDTPYEWIGGEEKVQQLVARFYDLMDLEPGYKELRAAHGSTLEDARQKLFWFLCGWLGGPDYYQERFGHPRLRMRHMPFSIGIQERDQWVACMDQAMGETGVPEALRTRLKASFMNTADWMRNRGV from the coding sequence ATGCAGATAGAAGAAAAGCCACCGTTTGACACGCCCTACGAATGGATTGGCGGGGAAGAAAAAGTTCAGCAACTGGTTGCGCGCTTTTATGACCTGATGGACCTGGAGCCAGGCTACAAGGAACTGCGCGCCGCCCACGGCAGCACGCTGGAAGATGCGCGCCAGAAGCTGTTCTGGTTTCTGTGCGGCTGGCTGGGCGGCCCTGACTACTATCAGGAGCGCTTTGGTCACCCGCGCCTGCGCATGCGCCATATGCCGTTTTCGATTGGCATTCAGGAGCGTGACCAGTGGGTGGCCTGCATGGATCAGGCCATGGGCGAAACCGGCGTGCCAGAGGCCTTGCGCACCCGCCTCAAAGCCAGCTTCATGAACACGGCAGACTGGATGCGCAACCGGGGTGTGTGA